The following are encoded together in the Oceanobacillus zhaokaii genome:
- a CDS encoding LamB/YcsF family protein, with the protein MYKVDLNCDMGESFGLYTQGNDEEMMKYITSANIACGFHAGDPHVMRKTIELAKAHSVGIGVHPGFPDLLGFGRRDMNCTPQEVKDYVTYQMGALREFANLYDVKIQHCKPHGALFMKAMEDKQVARAILEAIHDVNPDMIVFSLNNSEFMEEAIKMGIPVAKEAYSDREHTENGSIVLTRTGTAITDYNAMADRVVRMVKENKVITHDGKDTRIEAETICIHGDTPGAPELAKAIVHALTENNIEIVPIKQII; encoded by the coding sequence ATGTATAAGGTCGATTTAAACTGTGACATGGGTGAAAGCTTCGGTTTATACACACAAGGAAATGATGAAGAGATGATGAAATATATCACCTCAGCAAATATTGCTTGTGGTTTCCATGCAGGGGATCCACATGTCATGAGGAAAACGATTGAACTAGCCAAAGCGCATAGCGTTGGTATAGGAGTTCATCCTGGTTTTCCCGATTTGCTTGGGTTTGGCCGCCGTGATATGAACTGTACTCCTCAGGAAGTGAAGGACTATGTTACATACCAAATGGGGGCATTAAGAGAGTTTGCTAATCTATATGATGTTAAAATTCAGCATTGTAAGCCGCATGGTGCTTTGTTTATGAAGGCAATGGAGGATAAGCAAGTAGCACGTGCGATTCTGGAAGCCATTCATGATGTTAACCCTGATATGATTGTTTTCTCCTTAAATAATTCAGAATTTATGGAGGAAGCGATTAAGATGGGAATTCCTGTTGCAAAAGAAGCCTATTCAGATCGAGAGCATACTGAAAACGGTTCAATCGTGCTGACGAGGACAGGAACAGCAATTACGGACTATAACGCAATGGCGGACAGAGTGGTTCGGATGGTTAAGGAAAATAAAGTAATTACTCACGATGGTAAGGATACGCGTATAGAGGCAGAGACCATTTGCATTCATGGTGATACACCAGGTGCTCCTGAATTAGCAAAGGCTATCGTTCATGCACTAACTGAAAATAATATTGAAATTGTTCCGATTAAGCAAATCATTTAA
- a CDS encoding acetyl-CoA carboxylase biotin carboxylase subunit: MGYFNKILIANRGEIARRIIRTCNRLGIQTVAVYSDADKDAPYVKEATESVNIGENQAKKSYLNIDKIIAAAKETNAEAIHPGYGFLSENPALVERCETENIVFIGPTAEVMKLMSSKLESRIQMSEAGIPVVPGSEKRLESVEQALTVADSLGFPLMLKASAGGGGIGMKLIQTEEELTKNFSSVKQQSQQFFGDDAVFLEKWISNPRHIEVQVAGDTHGNMVHLYERECSVQRRHQKVIEESPSPFLSEKQRGELVNAALTGAKHLGYTNVGTMEFIFDGEANFYFLEMNTRLQVEHPVTEEITGVDLVEWQLRIAANERLPLRQEEITKQGHAIECRVYAEDPVTYFPSPGTIETLKLVEDGARFEFGVVERTVVSPFYDPMIGKVIVHSEDRKTAIHKMKEVLAQMEISGIKTNISLLENIMSQKPFELGDYTTNFLQELADTIQIK; the protein is encoded by the coding sequence ATGGGTTATTTTAATAAGATTTTAATTGCAAACCGCGGAGAGATTGCGAGAAGAATTATACGTACTTGTAATCGCCTGGGCATTCAAACGGTAGCGGTATATTCGGATGCCGATAAGGATGCGCCGTATGTGAAAGAGGCGACAGAGTCAGTCAATATTGGGGAGAATCAAGCGAAGAAAAGCTATCTTAATATCGATAAGATAATTGCAGCAGCTAAAGAAACAAATGCTGAAGCGATTCACCCGGGGTATGGATTTTTATCAGAAAATCCAGCTTTAGTCGAACGGTGTGAAACAGAAAACATTGTTTTTATCGGACCGACAGCAGAAGTAATGAAATTAATGAGCAGCAAATTGGAGTCGAGAATACAGATGAGTGAGGCTGGTATTCCCGTGGTTCCAGGGTCGGAGAAAAGACTGGAGTCTGTGGAGCAAGCCTTAACTGTTGCTGATTCCTTAGGGTTTCCTCTCATGCTGAAGGCGAGTGCTGGTGGTGGTGGGATTGGAATGAAGCTGATTCAAACAGAAGAAGAATTAACAAAAAACTTCTCCTCGGTTAAACAGCAATCCCAGCAGTTTTTTGGTGATGATGCTGTATTTTTGGAAAAGTGGATTTCAAATCCGAGACATATCGAAGTGCAAGTAGCTGGAGACACGCATGGCAATATGGTGCATTTATATGAGCGGGAATGCTCTGTTCAACGGAGGCACCAAAAAGTAATTGAGGAAAGTCCATCACCATTCTTAAGTGAAAAACAGAGGGGAGAATTAGTGAATGCTGCTTTAACTGGAGCGAAGCATCTTGGATATACAAATGTGGGAACAATGGAATTTATTTTTGATGGTGAGGCTAATTTTTACTTTTTGGAAATGAATACTAGATTACAAGTAGAGCATCCCGTCACAGAAGAAATTACAGGCGTAGATTTAGTAGAATGGCAGCTTCGCATTGCTGCTAATGAGCGCTTGCCTCTTCGTCAGGAGGAAATTACGAAGCAGGGACATGCCATTGAATGCCGGGTGTATGCAGAGGATCCTGTAACCTATTTTCCTTCGCCAGGAACAATTGAAACCCTGAAACTTGTGGAAGACGGGGCAAGATTTGAATTTGGTGTTGTTGAAAGAACAGTCGTTTCGCCATTTTATGACCCAATGATTGGCAAGGTTATTGTGCACAGTGAAGACCGCAAAACAGCAATTCATAAGATGAAAGAAGTACTAGCACAAATGGAAATATCCGGGATAAAAACGAATATCTCATTGCTTGAAAATATTATGAGTCAAAAGCCGTTTGAGCTAGGAGATTATACAACTAATTTTCTTCAGGAATTAGCGGATACAATTCAAATAAAGTGA
- a CDS encoding acetyl-CoA carboxylase, translated as MSQSKVVSPIPGVFYRKPSPEEDVYVNEGDTVSAGQVIGLVEVMKSYFEIKAEDDGVIESFAIEHEDSIDAGQEIAIINAK; from the coding sequence ATGAGTCAATCAAAGGTAGTATCACCAATCCCAGGTGTATTTTACAGAAAGCCATCACCAGAAGAAGATGTGTATGTCAATGAAGGGGATACCGTGAGTGCTGGTCAGGTAATCGGCTTAGTGGAAGTAATGAAGAGCTATTTCGAAATTAAGGCTGAAGATGATGGAGTTATTGAAAGTTTCGCTATAGAACATGAAGATTCGATTGATGCTGGTCAGGAAATTGCAATAATCAATGCGAAATAA
- a CDS encoding biotin-dependent carboxyltransferase family protein translates to MIHVISPGLETTVQDTGRIGFYEVGMPPSGAMDKYSYTAGNLLVGNNESAASLEITYLGPVLEFQEDTIIAVTGGDIPPKINGKSVPMWEALEIKAGDKLSFDFVKQGARVYVAVAGGIDVPEIMNSRSTYTLCGIGGLNGGKLQENDKLQIGNEKVRDIQPGTRIADHLIPAFDKHHEIRVVLGLCSYRLTEESKERFFSIDWKVTPEANRVGYRFKGERLNFVERDQPFGAGSNPSNVVDLGYPIGSIQVPDGVEPIALLNDAVTGGGYATIATIISADLNMLGQVKTNETVRFVSVDIDEALAARNEVKEKLAEIKQNLSS, encoded by the coding sequence ATGATTCATGTAATAAGTCCCGGGTTAGAAACAACTGTACAGGATACAGGGCGAATTGGTTTCTATGAAGTCGGCATGCCGCCATCTGGTGCGATGGATAAATACTCGTATACTGCAGGAAATTTACTTGTTGGAAATAATGAAAGCGCTGCATCTTTGGAAATTACATATTTAGGACCTGTGCTCGAATTTCAGGAGGATACGATTATTGCGGTTACAGGTGGAGATATACCGCCGAAAATAAATGGAAAGTCTGTGCCAATGTGGGAAGCTTTAGAAATCAAAGCTGGGGATAAGCTTTCATTTGATTTTGTTAAACAAGGGGCTCGAGTATATGTAGCTGTAGCTGGTGGTATTGATGTACCGGAAATTATGAATTCACGCTCTACTTATACTTTATGTGGTATTGGTGGCCTAAATGGAGGTAAGCTTCAGGAAAATGACAAGCTTCAAATTGGTAATGAAAAAGTAAGAGACATTCAGCCTGGAACACGTATAGCTGATCACCTTATTCCTGCGTTCGATAAGCACCATGAAATTCGTGTTGTACTGGGGCTTTGTAGTTACCGTCTTACCGAAGAGAGCAAGGAAAGATTTTTCTCCATTGATTGGAAAGTTACGCCAGAAGCCAATCGAGTGGGTTATCGCTTTAAAGGGGAAAGATTGAATTTTGTAGAACGGGATCAGCCTTTTGGTGCTGGAAGCAACCCTTCCAATGTGGTGGATTTAGGTTACCCAATTGGTTCCATCCAAGTTCCTGACGGTGTAGAGCCAATTGCGTTATTAAATGATGCCGTAACAGGTGGAGGATACGCAACAATTGCTACAATTATCAGTGCTGATTTAAATATGCTTGGACAAGTGAAGACGAATGAGACGGTCCGGTTTGTTTCGGTTGATATTGATGAAGCACTGGCAGCAAGAAATGAAGTGAAGGAAAAACTAGCAGAAATTAAACAAAATCTTAGTTCATAA
- a CDS encoding 5-oxoprolinase subunit B family protein — protein sequence MARYEYGGDEFVFVELSEAMDLNINFKAMAITRQLKEENLPGILDICPSNASYMVRFDPDRIHPDKLISKLQGLEQSVSIDDFEISSRMVDVPVLFDDPWTHEALMRFRDRHQDPDSTDLEYVARINGFDSKEELIKAITDSPYLVSMIGFVPGLPWCYQMVPREQQIEAPKYVRPRTFTPERAFGLGGAFTVIYPVQGAGGYQLFGTAAAPIFDKDQRTYDFKDSITFPRQGDIFRYRSIDQKEYEEIRKTVEDGTFRYLTKDITFTPKQVLDDPKGFSEEVLRRLYA from the coding sequence GTGGCGCGTTATGAATATGGTGGAGATGAGTTTGTTTTCGTTGAATTATCTGAGGCGATGGATTTGAACATAAACTTTAAAGCTATGGCCATCACAAGACAATTAAAAGAAGAGAATTTACCAGGTATCTTGGACATTTGTCCTTCCAATGCATCTTATATGGTTCGTTTCGACCCAGATCGTATTCATCCTGATAAATTAATTAGTAAATTGCAAGGGCTGGAACAGTCTGTCTCCATTGATGATTTTGAAATATCTTCTCGTATGGTTGATGTTCCTGTGCTTTTTGATGATCCATGGACACATGAAGCGTTGATGCGTTTCCGTGATCGACATCAAGACCCTGATTCTACTGATCTAGAATATGTAGCACGAATTAATGGCTTTGATTCGAAAGAGGAATTAATAAAGGCTATCACAGATAGTCCTTATCTCGTATCGATGATCGGCTTCGTTCCGGGGCTTCCATGGTGTTATCAAATGGTTCCTCGCGAGCAGCAGATTGAAGCACCGAAGTATGTTCGTCCAAGGACATTTACCCCTGAGCGGGCATTTGGTTTAGGCGGTGCATTTACGGTAATTTATCCGGTTCAGGGTGCTGGCGGGTATCAGCTATTCGGTACAGCTGCAGCTCCTATTTTTGATAAAGATCAGCGGACGTATGATTTCAAGGATTCGATCACATTCCCTAGACAGGGAGATATTTTCAGATATCGCAGTATTGATCAAAAGGAATATGAAGAAATAAGGAAAACAGTGGAAGATGGAACTTTTCGTTATTTGACAAAGGATATTACATTTACACCTAAACAAGTACTCGATGATCCAAAAGGGTTTTCGGAAGAAGTGTTAAGGAGGTTGTACGCATGA
- a CDS encoding glycerophosphodiester phosphodiesterase codes for MKRKFTIFSLTAILFMSMFTVPVVATSSEMLTMQQQQQIVNVAHRGASGHAPENTLSAFDKALEMKADYIEIDVQMTQDGELVVIHDTTVDRTTNGTGAVGDYTLNEIQQLDAGSWFGEEFAGERIPTFEEIIDRYRGKIGILIELKSPEQYPGVEEKVAEALIKRNMHKPNNSKIILQSFNHESVQRSKELLPNIPHGVLAGLTWADITDEQLAQFATYADYFNPNMNIVTDELVDRVHFAGMKIFPYTVRAQEQADNLFKLGVDGIVTDFPEYVYKHPVKK; via the coding sequence ATGAAACGAAAATTTACTATCTTCTCATTAACAGCAATTCTCTTCATGTCTATGTTTACAGTTCCTGTAGTCGCAACCAGTAGCGAAATGTTGACAATGCAACAACAGCAACAAATAGTTAATGTTGCACATCGGGGTGCTTCAGGTCATGCTCCAGAAAACACACTGTCTGCTTTTGATAAAGCGCTTGAAATGAAAGCTGATTACATTGAGATTGATGTACAGATGACACAGGATGGGGAATTAGTAGTCATCCATGATACAACAGTTGATCGTACGACAAATGGAACGGGAGCGGTTGGGGATTACACACTTAACGAAATTCAGCAATTGGATGCTGGAAGCTGGTTCGGAGAGGAATTTGCGGGTGAAAGAATCCCTACTTTTGAGGAAATAATCGATAGATATCGTGGAAAGATAGGGATATTAATAGAATTAAAATCACCTGAACAATATCCCGGTGTTGAAGAAAAAGTTGCTGAAGCCTTAATAAAGCGTAACATGCATAAACCTAATAACAGCAAAATTATTCTCCAGTCGTTCAATCATGAATCTGTACAACGATCAAAGGAACTTTTGCCGAATATCCCTCACGGAGTCCTCGCCGGGTTAACTTGGGCAGATATTACAGATGAACAGCTGGCGCAATTTGCAACCTATGCTGATTACTTCAATCCGAATATGAATATCGTTACAGATGAGCTTGTTGACCGTGTACATTTTGCTGGGATGAAGATCTTCCCTTATACTGTACGAGCGCAGGAACAAGCAGATAACTTATTCAAACTTGGGGTTGACGGTATAGTTACTGACTTTCCTGAATATGTTTATAAGCATCCTGTGAAAAAATAA